A stretch of the Arvicola amphibius chromosome 8, mArvAmp1.2, whole genome shotgun sequence genome encodes the following:
- the LOC119821311 gene encoding LOW QUALITY PROTEIN: adenosine deaminase-like (The sequence of the model RefSeq protein was modified relative to this genomic sequence to represent the inferred CDS: substituted 1 base at 1 genomic stop codon): protein MAQTPAFNKPKVELHVHLDGSIKLKTILYYAKKRGITLPADTVEGLRDIIGMDKPISLPGFLAKFDYYMPAIAGCREAIKRIAYEFVEMKAKEGVVYVEVRYSPHLLANSKVDPIPWNQAEGDLTPDEVVDLVNQGLQEGEQAFGVKVRSILCCMRHQPNWSLEXLELCKKYHQKTVVAIDLAGDETIQGSSLFPGHVQAYEGAVKSGIHRTVHAGEVGSAEIVREAVDTLKTDRVGHGYHTLEDEALYKRLLQENMHFEVCPWSSYLTGAWDPKTEHAVVRFKKDQANYSLNTDDPLIFKSTLDTDYQMTKRDMGFTEEDFKRLNINAAKSSFLPEEEKKELLERLYREYQWPPEAEGQVP, encoded by the coding sequence ATGGCCCAGACGCCCGCTTTCAACAAACCCAAAGTGGAACTGCACGTCCACCTGGATGGGTCCATCAAGCTAAAAACCATCTTATACTATGCCAAGAAGAGAGGCATCACCCTCCCGGCAGATACAGTGGAGGGGCTGCGCGACATCATTGGCATGGACAAGCCCATTTCACTCCCTGGCTTCCTGGCCAAGTTTGATTACTACATGCCTGCTATTGCGGGCTGCAGGGAGGCCATCAAAAGGATCGCCTATGAGTTTGTGGAGATGAAGGCAAAGGAAGGCGTGGTGTACGTGGAAGTACGCTACAGCCCACACCTGCTGGCCAACTCCAAAGTGGACCCAATCCCCTGGAACCAGGCTGAAGGGGACCTCACCCCTGATGAGGTTGTGGATCTTGTGAACCAGGGCCTGCAGGAGGGAGAACAAGCATTCGGGGTCAAGGTCCGGTCCATACTGTGCTGTATGCGCCACCAACCCAACTGGTCCCTTGAGTAGCTGGAACTGTGTAAGAAGTACCATCAGAAGACTGTGGTGGCCATCGACCTGGCTGGTGATGAAACCATCCAAGGAAGTAGCCTCTTCCCAGGCCACGTGCAAGCCTATGAGGGGGCTGTGAAGAGTGGCATTCACCGCACTGTCCATGCTGGAGAGGTTGGCTCTGCTGAGATTGTGCGAGAGGCTGTGGACACTCTCAAGACCGACAGGGTGGGACACGGCTACCACACACTGGAGGACGAGGCCCTCTACAAGAGGCTACTGCAAGAAAACATGCACTTTGAGGTCTGCCCCTGGTCCAGCTATCTCACAGGCGCCTGGGATCCCAAAACGGAGCATGCAGTTGTTCGCTTCAAGAAAGACCAGGCCAACTATTCACTCAACACAGACGACCCCCTCATCTTTAAGTCCACCCTGGACACTGACTACCAGATGACCAAACGGGACATGGGCTTCACTGAGGAAGACTTCAAGCGACTGAACATCAATGCTGCCAAGTCAAGCTTCCTccctgaggaagagaagaaggagctTCTGGAACGACTGTACCGAGAATACCAATGGCCACCAGAGGCTGAAGGGCAGGTCCCCTGA